TGTGGTCTCTCCGGTTATTTTTTTCGGTTTTTCTCTTTTTCGCTGAGCACCCAGCTTACAAACATAAATTCCAAAGCTGCTGCCTCATAGCCTTCCCAATCTTCAATCATCTGTTGGAAATCTGTTTCATTGATTGTATTTGGGTCCTCTCCATAGTTGATGATAATCCATTTGCGTAGCCCTTTTTCTTTGCCGGATGATTTGTTGCTGGGGAAAATTGCATCCGTGCGATTGCGAAACAGCATTAACTGTTGGGCTGAGGTTGGTCCCACGCCCCGTACATTTTGTATGATATCGTAGAATACCTCCGGTTTGCAGGTCTCCAGGTGATGCAGGTCGCGTTCTCCGGAAAGCAGATCTTCTGCAAATCCGATAATAAATTCGCCTTTTCGCTTGGTGGGGCCGGGCTCTAACTGACGTATACCCATGGGATTGGCCTTTACTAGCTGGTGCGGACGTGGCCAGGCTGGTAAGCTGGTACCGTCTGCAGTAACAAGAGATCCATAATTTTCGCGCACTTTATAGACCATCTTCTTAGCTGTGGGCTTGTGTGAAAGTCGCATAGAGATAATACGGTTTATAGTATCCTCAAAAAGGTTAGCCCTTGCCATGCGTTTTAGTCCATATAAATCGGTTAGCTTCGGACCGATAACCGGATCGTCTGCTAATCTATCATACAGAGGACGTAAGTCCAGATCGGTGCCGAAGATACGGCTCAAACTTTTATTGGCTTCGGTTATCTCATCCTTGCTAAGTGGCTCCGCGCTTTCGAAATGGAACTCCGGATTTGTCGGATCCCCATTAAAAAAAGTAGTGACCAAAACATCCCGGTCTTTAAGGGGGATAGGCCGGGTAAATCCATCTTCAAAAACCTTTTCGGGATCATGTTCGTGATCAAAATACTGATCGATATCGAGGCATAGAAACCAGTCGTGTGGCGGTATTGATTCTAGCGTCCAACTGCTCATAAAAAATAAATAAATTAAAATTGTGAATATTAAAAATGGGATTTTAGATCCCTAAGTTCCAAAATACTTTTGATCTATCTCTTCCTCTTATTGATTCTCTTAATAATTATTCGCTTTTTGGGCATGAAATATTAATTCAAAAAGAGATGAATAGGAGATATTATATGTTAACTCGGATAGTTGGTTTATGTACGTTGGTATTATTTATTTTAGGATGTAGTAGCACCCAATCGGTTTATGATTTATCCGAACAGACACAGCGGGGTATTACCTATCAAACCTATAAACAGTCTTCAGATAAGGCTTTTGAAGCCGTAGATGATGTATTTACGAATCAACTACCCGGATTGCTTGGTGGTGGATGGGAAGTGGCCAACTCTGATAGTCGAAAAAAAACAGTAGAGACAGAATGGCGCGTAATCGGTAGCTCACAGAGTGCACATGAGAAAGAATTTAAAGATGATGAACGTATCAAGGTTATTGCTAGAGTTACTGAAAAGGGAAAAGGATCACAGGTAACTTTTCGTTTAAAAAAGCAGCGTATTGTTGTTGGCCGACCTGACGGAGAAGATCCCTGGCGTGATTGGACGGTAAAGAAAAAAGATGCAAAGCAATATTTACAGCCGCTTTTTAAGTCTTTAAATGATGATTATCTGACAGTCCAGACTAATTGATAGTGAAGGATTGTTTCTAATATTTGCTCATTGGGGATAAACTTTGTCGTCCGATGAGCAAATAAGTATTTATCAAACTGTAGATCGGCACTCAGAAGATTGTAAAATAAACTAAAACGAGGAGCTTCTTCTGGTTATGCCGATTTGAGTTATGTTTTGCCTAGTATATCTGTTCTATGTCTCTAAGGGTTGGTAGCTGGCGATACAAATTTGGGATGTTTTATTAAGCTGGAAATCGAGTTATTGTGAAGTATGCCAGCAGTAATATTGCAAGACCTACTGCTACCGCTGAGCTACCCCATCTGCGAATGATCGAGGAAAGTTTTTGGTCGTTTGTTTTAATTAACTGCCGACGCTGTTCCCACTGCACAAGTTGAATACCTGCTACATACACTAGTAATAAACTCCAAAGTGTAAAGAGAAGTTCGACCCATGAAAAAGGGGTAAACGAAAGTACTAATCCCGGCAGAGTAAAGAAGAAAAAATACTTGAGGATCCGGATGAAAAGTCTAGGTGGCTTTTCCGACTCTGCTGCATCCAGGATAAAACTTTTCATCTTCTCCTTTTTCAGGCTGAGATAACTGCCGCCTCCGATCAGGCAAAGTCCAACTATGCTGTAATAAATGACAAACCATTTAGCGGCAAAAGCTTCAAAATTCATGAGATGGTGGTTATTCTTCGTCGGGCATGTTTTCTTCAGCTATGGGGTCTTCTTCCTGTGGATTCATGATGGAAGCCACGATGGAGAGGATAAGCGCGCCGGCAACAAATGCCAGAGCGTATGGTGTGGGTATGTGATAGAGGTCAGAAAGCAGCATTTTTACACCCACGAAAACGAGAATAAATGATAACCCGTAATGTAGATAGTGGAACAAGCGCATAATTCCGGAAACAGCAAAATAAAGAGCTCTGAGACCTAGAATGGCAAAGGCGTTGGAGCTATAAATGATAAACTCGTCGCGGGTTATAGCCAGAATAGCAGGGATAGAGTCGAGGGCAAAAACGAGATCCGTTGTTTCAATAACAATGAGAACGATAAACAAAGGTGTGGCAATGAGCCGACCCATTTTTCGAATGAAAAACTTTGAGCCGTAATAACTTTTTGTTGTTGGAAAAAAACGCCGCACTAATTTTAACACTGGATTCCGTTCAGGATGGACCTCCTTATCCTTTTCCATTGCAAGTTTAATGCCCGTAAAAACAAGAAAGCCTCCAAAGACATAGATAATCCAATGGAAACGTTCGAGTAGAGCTACCCCAGTAAAAATAAAAATAAGCCGCATGACCAATGCCCCGAAAATCCCCCAGAATAACACCTTATGCTGAAATTCGGATGGTACTTTGAAATAAGTGAAAACCAGCAAAAATACGAAAATGTTATCAACGCTCAGCGACTTTTCAATAAGGTAGCCGGTGTAGTAGTCGAGGGCGGTTTGGGAGCCCATATAATAGTATACGCCCAAACCAAAAATGAGTGCCAGCACAATCCAGACACCTGTCCAATATAGCGCTTCTTTTATGCTGACGGCTTCATCTTCTTTGTGTAGTACAACCAGGTCGACAACGAGCATTACAATGATAAAAACATTGAAAATCGACCAAAGTAGAAACGAATGTTCCAAATCTGATCTGCCTTTGAGATTTTTAAATAAGCCTCAAAGGTAGGCAACCTTTGGCAGAATTACTACTCTGTGAGTTGCGAAAGGCTATTCTACAATCAATGCATCTTCGGGTTCTTTAAGTTCATCAGGAATGGCATCCATAATTTCTTTTTTGAATGCTTTAATAACATTTTGCTTGAGGTATTCACGTCCATAGACTACACGTACTTTTCGGCGTGGAATCGGATTCTTGAAGTGACGAATATGGGCTTTGGCACATTCCCCATTAATCTGATTTTGTGCCAGATAGGGCAGGAGGGTCATCCCAAAATTTTGCTCCACAAGTTGTTTGAGTGTTTCCAGGTTACCACTTTCGAACTCGATATGCTGGTCATCGAGCTTATTTTTGCGGAACTTCTTACACAGCTGCACGGTTTGGTCACGGAAACAATGTCCTTCATTAAGTAGCCATACATCTGCACCTTCTAAATCATCAACAGAAAGTTTATCCTTCTGTGCCAGAGGATGTGATTCGGATACATATCCCATGAAGGGTTCATAGTAGAGATCTTCTTCAAAAATGTGTCCACGATCGGAGGGGGTTGCAATAACGCCGATATCCAGGTAATCCTGGTTAACAAGGTCTAAAAGCTTTTCTGTTTTAACCTCTTCGATAATGAGCTGTACCTTGGGATAATTGTCGCGAAACTTGCGGAGAAAAAGCGGCAGCAAATAGGGAGCTATCGTAGGGATAATACCAATCCGAAAAGTGCCGTGCAGTTCCTCATCACCCAGAGAGGCTAGATCTTCGATATGTTTTTCTTGTTTTAGCATTTTTTTTGCCTGTTTAATAATTTTTTTCCCAATCTCGGTAGGTACTACAGGCGACTTAGATCGGTCAAAAATAGTGATACCCAGCTCATCCTCTAGCTTGTGAATTTGCATGCTGAGCGTAGGCTGGGTAACAAAGGACTTCTCGGCCGCAGTGGCAAAATGGCGATATCGATCTACAGCTACGATGTAGGAAAGTTGGGTCAAAGTCATGGTATCTGGCACTATTTTAAATCAATAGGTATTGTTCATTTTGCTGAATTATACAAACTTTAAGTCGATAAATCGTTTTTAGTTCGAGATTTCCGTTTAGATTCCTACATTCCCCCTAGAAATTAGTGTGACGTTATCGATTTTCACCAGCAAGAGTTAATTAAAGCGTAATATAATATGCAGCAAGCTCATGTATTTATCGAAGGACGAGTGCAAGGCGTAGGATTTCGCCATTTTGCAAAAGTAAATGCCGAAGAGGTAGGTGTATTTGGATGGATTAAAAATTTGCCCGACGGAAGGGTTGAAGCCGTTTTTGCGGGCCCTCTGGATCACATTCGAGAGATGGTGAATCGATGCGAAGACGGTCCCGGCGCCAGCCGTGTAGATAATATTGATGTAACGGTAGAAGAGACCGACGAAGAATACAAAGAATTTGAAGTGCGTTATCACTGATGCGGCTGTTTATTGCTCTACCCATATCTGAGAGTATAAAGACACAGCTTGCCGAACTGAAACAACCGATGGATGGAGTGCATTGGCAATCCCCGGACCAGATGCATTTGACACTGAAGTTTCTGGGAGAAACTAAAGAGAGCCCCGCGCAGCAACTAACTGATTATCTAACCAACATAGAACACCCGGTGCTTTCTCTCACCATCAACAAGCTGGGAACCTTTCCACAATCCAAAAAACCCCGCGTGTTGTGGGCAGGTATTAAAAAGAATGATTCACTGACTACGCTGCATGAGAAAATTGAACAACTGTGTACTTCACTGGGATTTGACCCCGAAAACCGTTCCTTTATCCCGCATATTACGTTGGCTCGGATGAAGGACGTTTCCAAAGAAGATATTGCCCCCTTTATTAATCAGCATGAACAGTTTCATATTTCTGATATATTGGTTGATCAGTTCGTACTGTATGAAAGCAGGCTGGGTTCGGATGGAGCGATACACCATCAGTTGCAAAACATTAAACTGGAAAAACATTAATCCTCGTGCGTATTTCTCAAACTTTGTTTTATGTTTTAGTCAGTATTGGTATCGGGTATCTGCTGATTCTGTTGTTGATGTATCTCTTGCAAAGCAAGATGATCTATCATCCTACCAGGGCGATGATTGCCACGCCATCAAGCGTGGGCCTCCAGTTCGAGAATATCCGATTTGAAACTGAGGATGATCTTTCTCTGCACGGCTGGTTTATTCCTGCCGATTCGGCTGCACCGACAGTGCTTTATTTTCACGGCAACGCGGGAAATATATCCGGTCGCATAGAGACGTTGCATTTACTGCATGATTTGGGACTCAACGTTTTTATGTTTGATTACCGAGGATATGGTAAAAGCCAGGGGACACCCACCGAGACGGGTACCTATCGAGATGCAACGGCGGCATGGAATTATTTGACGAAAACCAGTAAAACTGAAGCCGACCAGATTATAATTATGGGTCGATCGCTGGGCGGTTCCATTGCGGCGTGGCTGGCCGCGCGCCAAGATCCTGCTGCCGTCATCATGGAATCAACTTTTACTTCGGCAGCTGATTTGGGAGCTGACCTGTATCCCTGGTTGCCGGTGCGCTGGATGCTGAAGTATGATTATAATACCTTGGCACACATACGCGAAATTGACGAACCGATATTTATGGCGCATAGCAAAGATGATCAGATTGTGCCTTATCATCATGGGCAACAATTATTTGAGATTGTCCAAGAGTCCAAACGGTTTATTGAACTGCGCGGATCACACGGTTCTGCTTTTTGGGAGACTGGTGAAAAATATCGAGAAGGATTGAAACAGTTTTTAGAAGAGAATACGTCGTTAAATTCAGGAATTAAGGAGTAAAAGTTATTTATAGTTAAATGTTGTTCGGATCCTCTCATCCGTCCGAGTTTGAAACTTATCCCCCGGTTTTATTTCATCCCGGAGCTCTCGCGGGATGCAGATGCACCATTCTACACGGAACGGATTATAGTAGTAAAAAATATCATTTAGGATGACAGTAGTTGCTTCTCAGAATTTGTCTTTAGATTTTAAATTTCTTTAACAGAAAGAATGCAACCCTATTTTATTGATGGCTATGGATATTACAAGCAAAGAAATAACCGTTGAGGCCGAGGGATTTTCGGACATCAAAAATATTACCAATGAGGTACAGCGATTTGTTGCCGAGAGTAAGTTCAGAGAGGGAATCATCCATATTTTCCCAATAGGATCGACAGCGTCTATTTCGACTATCGAATTTGAGCCGGCACTTGTTCAGGATATGCAAGACAAGCTCGATGAGTTTGCGTCTCGTGATCAAACCACTCGTCATGGCCAGACCTGGGGCGACGATAATGGGTTTTCGCATATGCGTGCCACCATGATGGGCCCGGGCATTACAGTGCCGCTGCACGAGGGTAAGCCGGTATTGGGTACTTGGCAACAGATAGTGATCATTAATCACGATAATAAACCAAGAGAGCGACGTATTTTTTTGCAGGTGATGGGGCAGTAAGTACAGTAATAATCAAGTTTTAAACTTGGGTCAGCAGGTTAATTTTGGTCCAAAAATTTCAAATCATCTCTTAATTTTGCGTCTCAGAAATCGTATAATAATTAGACGATCAGACTTTAATAAATCCGCCTGAATGAATTTTTCACACCTCCATAATCATACGCAATTTAGCATGCTTGACGGTGCCGCCGGCATCGAACAGCTCATCAAGAAATCCAAGAGGCATGGGATGCCGGGGATTGCTATTACCGACCATGGTAACATGTTTGGAGTTCCTGAGTTTGTCAATGAAGCGCACAAACATGATGTAAAACCGATTATTGGATGTGAGTTTTATATTACGCCCTCGGGAATGGATGACAAGCAGGACCGTACACGCTATCACCAAGTACTGCTGGCCAAAAACATGACCGGATATCGGAATCTCTCAAAGCTTTGTTCGCTGGGCTATACTGAGGGCATGTACTATAAGCCGCGCATCGACAAGGAGACGCTGGCCGAACATGCTGAGGGACTCATTGCTACTACCTGCTGTATTGCCAGTGAGATTAATCAGACCCTCATCAACGGTGAAGAAAAAGATGCCCGCGCCTTGTTTGAATGGTATTTAGATATATTTGGGGATGATTATTATGTAGAATTACAGCGGCACGGCCTTGAAGATCAAAATCGTTGTAACGAGACGCTTGTTAAATGGGCCAAGGAGTATAACGTAAAGATGATTGCAACCAACGATTGCCACTATGTGGAGGAGGAAGACTCTGAGGCACACGATATTCTGCTGGCCCTGCAGACTAACGCAGACATTGATGACCCCAATCGTTTTCGCTTTACTGATGATGATAACAACCTGAATACTGATTTTTATCTGAAGACGCCCGAGGAGATGAAAGAGTTGTTCAGCGATCTCCCTGAGGCTATTGACAATACCAACGAGATCATCGAGAAGATTGATGATATAGAGCTCAGTTCGGATCTGCTGCTGCCCCACTACAGTATTCCCGACGAGTATGACTCGATGTATGATTACCTTCGTCAACTGACCTATGAAGGTGCTAAGGAGCGGTATGGCGAAGTTAGACAAGATGTAAGCGAACGCATTGAGCAAGAGCTTAACATCATCAAAGAGATGGACTTTGTGGGCTACTTTTTAATTACACAGGATTTTACCACCGAGGCCCGAAAGCGCGATGTGTTTGTAGGACCGGGACGAGGTTCGGCCGCCGGGTCTATCGTGGCGTATTGTCTGGGGATTATCAATATCGATCCGTTACGGCACGATTTGCTGTTTGAGCGATTTCTGAATCCTGAGCGCGTAAGTCCACCTGATATTGATATCGACTTTGATGACAGCGGGCGACAGGAGGTTATCGACTATGTGGTTGAAGAGTACGGCCGGGACAACGTTGCGCAAATTGTGACCTATGGTACCATGAAGGCCAAAACGGCTATCCGCGATGTGGGGCGTGTGCTGGGTGTGCCGCTACAGGAGGTAGATCGGATTACCAAGATGTTTCCTGATGGTCCCTCGCTCAACGAGTTTGAAGACGTGCTTGATACGCAGAAAAATCCCGAGTCGGCTAATGACATTCAAGAGCTTTTTGAGCATCCCGATCCACAGATTCAGAAGATGATGCGTTTTGCTCGCACGCTGGAAGGTTCGGCTCGGCAGACGGGCGTCCACGCAGCTGGGGTTATTATCGCACCGGGCGAAATAAGCGAATATGTGCCCGTGGCGCTATCGAAAGACAAAGAGCTGATTACTCAGTACGACGGACCCAATGCCGAAGATTGTGGTTTGCTGAAGATGGACTTTCTGGGATTGAAGACCCTGTCAATCCTAAAAACCTCCATCAAATATATCGAAGAGAATCACGGGGAGCACTGGGAGTTAGATGACATTCCCGAAGATGATGAAAAGACGTTTGAGCTTTATCAGCAAGGCAATACCATTGGCACCTTCCAGTTTGAGTCCGACGGCATGCGGAAGTATCTGAAACAGCTGAAGCCGACTGAGCTGGATGATTTAATTGCCATGAACGCTCTCTATCGGCCGGGTCCCATGCAGTTTATCCCCGAATATATTGATCGCAAGCACGACCGGTCGGAGGTAGAGTATCCACATCCCGACCTAAAAGAACTGCTGGAGCCGACCTACGGTATCATGATTTACCAGGAGCAGATTATGAAAGCGGCTCAAATTATTGCCGACTATTCGCTGGGTGAAGCAGATCTGCTGCGGCGTGCGATGGGCAAGAAGAAGCAGAAAGTGATGGCTGAGCAGCGTGAAATTTTTACTGAAAAAGCCATTAATAATGGAGTCTCCGAAGAGAAGGCCGAAGAGATTTTCGACATCATGGCCGAGTTTGCCAATTATGGATTTAACAAGTCACACTCGGCAGCCTATTCAGTGGTGGCCTATCAAACAGCTTTTTTCAAGGCCAACTATCCCGCCGAATACATGGCAGCAGTGCTCACGCACAACATGGGGGATATTGATAAAGTCTCGAAGTTTATTGAAGAGTGTTATCGCAATGATATTACCGTAGATCCACCGGATATTAATAACGGGGCCGGGAAATTTGTAGCGGTTGATGGTCGTATTCAATACGGCATGGAAGCTATTAAAGGTGTGGGGTCTAATGCTGTTCAGGAGGTTGTAAAAGAACGAAGGGAGAACGGCAAGTTTGAATCCATCTTTGATTTTGCTCGCCGTATTGATTCGCGTGTCTGTAACAAACGAACACTCGAAAGCTTGTTCCAGGCCGGTGCTTTTGATGGGTTAAATCCCAACCGCCGTCAGCTGCTGCAGCATATGGAGGTGATCATCAGTTACGGGTCGCGGGTGCAGGAGATGGAGGATTCCAATCAGTCAGATTTGTTTGGCGAAGGTGAAGACAGCAGTTCGGCTATTGATGAGCCCGAATTTGATCCTATTGAGCGGTGGTCAAACATGGAGCGGCTGAACAAAGAGCGAGAGTTGATTGGGTTTTACTTGAGTGGGCATCCACTGGATAAATACAGCGAAGATTTGCAAATGTTTTGCTCTCATACCCTTGATTCTGATGAGTTGGAAAAGCTAGATGATCGGACGGATATTCGTGCTGCCGGTATAATTACGGATGTGAGCCGAGTGACTGATAAAAAGGGACGCCCCTTTGCCTTTTTAGAAATGGAAGACCGGCAGGGCAAGGTAGAAGTAGTGGCTTTTAATGATGTTTATGATAGTAACCTGGGTATGATTCAGGAGGATACACGGGTGGTAGTGGATGGCAGTTTTGACTCATCCCGAGGCAAACTTCAGATTATTGCGAACAATTTTGAACGGATAGAAAGTATGCGCGAGAAATATCAGGATCAAATTGAGCTTCAGATCGACATTGATACCAATTTTGTTACGGATGATGAACTGGAAGAGATGGCCAAGCTGTTTGGTCGGCACCGCGGCGAAACGAATGTCAGTTTTAATGTGCTTAGTCAAGAGGCCAAACGACCGTTTCGGATGAATGTGCGCAAGTTTGTTGTAGATCCCAATGAGCAGTTACTCAGCGGTTTAAAATCGCTGGTAGGCGAAGAGGCGGTTGCCCTGCAACGCAATAAAACCAACGGAAGGTAAGATAAGTTTTTGTAATCTCATCCATAATAAAGATTGATGTGAAAATCTGATTGCTTTATCCGATATTAAGCTGTTGGATTTTTAGAGAACACCTTAATTAAATGTAGAACTTGAAGGTATAATTATGAGTAAAGCTTTAGAACTTACAGATGATTCGTTTGAAGACGAGGTTGTAAATGCAGAATCAGGTACTCCGGTGCTTGTTGATTTCTGGGCGGAATGGTGCGGCCCCTGTAAAATGGTCGGTCCCGTAGTTGAAGAACTTGCAGATGAATTTGAAGGACAGGCTAAAGTTGGAAAGGTTGATGTTGATTCCAATCCTGAGCTTTCTACCAAATACGGTATTCGAAGTATTCCGGCACTTCTTATCTTTAAAGATGGCGAAGTTGTCGATCAGATCGTAGGTGCGGTACCCAAAGCCAAACTTAAAAAGCAGCTAGAAGCGCAAGTTAACTAGAAGTTGCTAACATATTAGATATTTCTAGGCGGTGCTTGCACCGCCTTTTTTATTGATCCTAAAGGTAGAAATTGTTCTTGACGGTGTGCTGAATTTATTCAGGATTGGTTAAAGGGAGAATACTTATCAGTTATCAAGTTGGAAACTGAGCATTGTTTTAGTGCCTCCCTCCAAAAATTGGACATCATCAGCATATTGTCTCATCAAGTAAATACCGCGGCCGCCTTCATTTAGTAAATTCTCCTCTTCCAGTGGGTCTGGGATTTCTCCAGGATCAAAACCTTCGCCTTCATCACGAATGTGAATAATTAGTTTCCCATCCTTAAGAACGGTTGACAGATATACATTCTTCTCCGGGTTTTGTTCGTTGCCGTGAAGAATGGCGTTATTGACAGCTTCACTTATGGCAAGCATTATCCGATCCGAATCGCCGTCGTCCAGCGAAGCCCA
The sequence above is a segment of the Fodinibius salinus genome. Coding sequences within it:
- a CDS encoding DNA-3-methyladenine glycosylase family protein encodes the protein MSSWTLESIPPHDWFLCLDIDQYFDHEHDPEKVFEDGFTRPIPLKDRDVLVTTFFNGDPTNPEFHFESAEPLSKDEITEANKSLSRIFGTDLDLRPLYDRLADDPVIGPKLTDLYGLKRMARANLFEDTINRIISMRLSHKPTAKKMVYKVRENYGSLVTADGTSLPAWPRPHQLVKANPMGIRQLEPGPTKRKGEFIIGFAEDLLSGERDLHHLETCKPEVFYDIIQNVRGVGPTSAQQLMLFRNRTDAIFPSNKSSGKEKGLRKWIIINYGEDPNTINETDFQQMIEDWEGYEAAALEFMFVSWVLSEKEKNRKK
- a CDS encoding TerC family protein, producing the protein MEHSFLLWSIFNVFIIVMLVVDLVVLHKEDEAVSIKEALYWTGVWIVLALIFGLGVYYYMGSQTALDYYTGYLIEKSLSVDNIFVFLLVFTYFKVPSEFQHKVLFWGIFGALVMRLIFIFTGVALLERFHWIIYVFGGFLVFTGIKLAMEKDKEVHPERNPVLKLVRRFFPTTKSYYGSKFFIRKMGRLIATPLFIVLIVIETTDLVFALDSIPAILAITRDEFIIYSSNAFAILGLRALYFAVSGIMRLFHYLHYGLSFILVFVGVKMLLSDLYHIPTPYALAFVAGALILSIVASIMNPQEEDPIAEENMPDEE
- a CDS encoding hydrogen peroxide-inducible genes activator, coding for MTLTQLSYIVAVDRYRHFATAAEKSFVTQPTLSMQIHKLEDELGITIFDRSKSPVVPTEIGKKIIKQAKKMLKQEKHIEDLASLGDEELHGTFRIGIIPTIAPYLLPLFLRKFRDNYPKVQLIIEEVKTEKLLDLVNQDYLDIGVIATPSDRGHIFEEDLYYEPFMGYVSESHPLAQKDKLSVDDLEGADVWLLNEGHCFRDQTVQLCKKFRKNKLDDQHIEFESGNLETLKQLVEQNFGMTLLPYLAQNQINGECAKAHIRHFKNPIPRRKVRVVYGREYLKQNVIKAFKKEIMDAIPDELKEPEDALIVE
- a CDS encoding acylphosphatase, encoding MQQAHVFIEGRVQGVGFRHFAKVNAEEVGVFGWIKNLPDGRVEAVFAGPLDHIREMVNRCEDGPGASRVDNIDVTVEETDEEYKEFEVRYH
- the thpR gene encoding RNA 2',3'-cyclic phosphodiesterase, encoding MRLFIALPISESIKTQLAELKQPMDGVHWQSPDQMHLTLKFLGETKESPAQQLTDYLTNIEHPVLSLTINKLGTFPQSKKPRVLWAGIKKNDSLTTLHEKIEQLCTSLGFDPENRSFIPHITLARMKDVSKEDIAPFINQHEQFHISDILVDQFVLYESRLGSDGAIHHQLQNIKLEKH
- a CDS encoding alpha/beta hydrolase is translated as MRISQTLFYVLVSIGIGYLLILLLMYLLQSKMIYHPTRAMIATPSSVGLQFENIRFETEDDLSLHGWFIPADSAAPTVLYFHGNAGNISGRIETLHLLHDLGLNVFMFDYRGYGKSQGTPTETGTYRDATAAWNYLTKTSKTEADQIIIMGRSLGGSIAAWLAARQDPAAVIMESTFTSAADLGADLYPWLPVRWMLKYDYNTLAHIREIDEPIFMAHSKDDQIVPYHHGQQLFEIVQESKRFIELRGSHGSAFWETGEKYREGLKQFLEENTSLNSGIKE
- a CDS encoding secondary thiamine-phosphate synthase enzyme YjbQ; the protein is MDITSKEITVEAEGFSDIKNITNEVQRFVAESKFREGIIHIFPIGSTASISTIEFEPALVQDMQDKLDEFASRDQTTRHGQTWGDDNGFSHMRATMMGPGITVPLHEGKPVLGTWQQIVIINHDNKPRERRIFLQVMGQ
- the dnaE gene encoding DNA polymerase III subunit alpha; amino-acid sequence: MNFSHLHNHTQFSMLDGAAGIEQLIKKSKRHGMPGIAITDHGNMFGVPEFVNEAHKHDVKPIIGCEFYITPSGMDDKQDRTRYHQVLLAKNMTGYRNLSKLCSLGYTEGMYYKPRIDKETLAEHAEGLIATTCCIASEINQTLINGEEKDARALFEWYLDIFGDDYYVELQRHGLEDQNRCNETLVKWAKEYNVKMIATNDCHYVEEEDSEAHDILLALQTNADIDDPNRFRFTDDDNNLNTDFYLKTPEEMKELFSDLPEAIDNTNEIIEKIDDIELSSDLLLPHYSIPDEYDSMYDYLRQLTYEGAKERYGEVRQDVSERIEQELNIIKEMDFVGYFLITQDFTTEARKRDVFVGPGRGSAAGSIVAYCLGIINIDPLRHDLLFERFLNPERVSPPDIDIDFDDSGRQEVIDYVVEEYGRDNVAQIVTYGTMKAKTAIRDVGRVLGVPLQEVDRITKMFPDGPSLNEFEDVLDTQKNPESANDIQELFEHPDPQIQKMMRFARTLEGSARQTGVHAAGVIIAPGEISEYVPVALSKDKELITQYDGPNAEDCGLLKMDFLGLKTLSILKTSIKYIEENHGEHWELDDIPEDDEKTFELYQQGNTIGTFQFESDGMRKYLKQLKPTELDDLIAMNALYRPGPMQFIPEYIDRKHDRSEVEYPHPDLKELLEPTYGIMIYQEQIMKAAQIIADYSLGEADLLRRAMGKKKQKVMAEQREIFTEKAINNGVSEEKAEEIFDIMAEFANYGFNKSHSAAYSVVAYQTAFFKANYPAEYMAAVLTHNMGDIDKVSKFIEECYRNDITVDPPDINNGAGKFVAVDGRIQYGMEAIKGVGSNAVQEVVKERRENGKFESIFDFARRIDSRVCNKRTLESLFQAGAFDGLNPNRRQLLQHMEVIISYGSRVQEMEDSNQSDLFGEGEDSSSAIDEPEFDPIERWSNMERLNKERELIGFYLSGHPLDKYSEDLQMFCSHTLDSDELEKLDDRTDIRAAGIITDVSRVTDKKGRPFAFLEMEDRQGKVEVVAFNDVYDSNLGMIQEDTRVVVDGSFDSSRGKLQIIANNFERIESMREKYQDQIELQIDIDTNFVTDDELEEMAKLFGRHRGETNVSFNVLSQEAKRPFRMNVRKFVVDPNEQLLSGLKSLVGEEAVALQRNKTNGR
- the trxA gene encoding thioredoxin, with translation MSKALELTDDSFEDEVVNAESGTPVLVDFWAEWCGPCKMVGPVVEELADEFEGQAKVGKVDVDSNPELSTKYGIRSIPALLIFKDGEVVDQIVGAVPKAKLKKQLEAQVN
- a CDS encoding ATP-binding protein produces the protein MSKSDEKKLVLPSSFDAMTQIEPFVEELTTWASLDDGDSDRIMLAISEAVNNAILHGNEQNPEKNVYLSTVLKDGKLIIHIRDEGEGFDPGEIPDPLEEENLLNEGGRGIYLMRQYADDVQFLEGGTKTMLSFQLDN